A single Anopheles arabiensis isolate DONGOLA chromosome 2, AaraD3, whole genome shotgun sequence DNA region contains:
- the LOC120898682 gene encoding dynein regulatory complex protein 8 isoform X2 codes for MADFEYSDINPANELEKRVADAFLIFDHHGNKTVDVREIGTILRFLGCVPTEADVNEVISATEFEDSNGTVHLSKFLPYVSQLIAEHKMEPAPPEKLLKAFRVLDQEGKGFVDKEYMTKLITEEGEPFTVEELEEMMAVAVDMATDKIAYELYLNQLLVDF; via the exons ATGGCGGATTTCGAATATTCAG ACATCAATCCAGCCAACGAGCTGGAGAAAAGGGTTGCGGATGCGTTTCTAATTTTTGACCATCACGGCAATAAAACGGTAGACGTTCGTGAGATTGGAACCATTCTACGCTTTCTGGGTTGTGTGCCGACTGAGGCCGACGTGAACGAAGTCATTTCGGCGACTGAATTTGAGGATTCGAACGGCACAGTGCATCTGTCCAAATTTCTTCCCTACGTTAGTCAGCTGATTGCGGAGCATAA AATGGAACCGGCACCACCGGAAAAGCTGCTCAAAGCGTTTCGCGTGCTCGACCAGGAGGGAAAAGGGTTCGTGGACAAGGAGTACATGACCAAACTGATCACCGAGGAGGGCGAACCGTTCACGGTGGAAGAGCTGGAAGAGATGATGGCAGTGGCCGTCGACATGGCAACGGACAAGATTGCGTACGAGCTGTACCTTAACCAGCTGCTG GTCGATTTTTGA
- the LOC120893290 gene encoding cilia- and flagella-associated protein 299-like yields the protein MKLTEQDLHLLEFASYDDYLNSLIDGKSLQYFGNRENLISLYRTGYRALTKEAFDAQRTFLEVTKDPNTLFSRHVAPKDQFLKEIAKRERPNRLGLLSTIIYMRYVKKATEISGYIDYEEALRRVHQDQQYSNDWRAIFAEERVLYPTPADLLYYNAKTGRSMRNNTRNYQILCDPARGIIFRNMYDRKDIYPDPVARSYGTNTSRIELASDLYEQVVLYDHVVRKNY from the exons ATGAAGCTAACGGAACAGGATCTCCATCTTTTGGAGTTCGCTTCCTACGACGACTACCTCAACTCGCTGATCGATGGCAAAAGTCTCCAATATTTCGGTAATCGGGAAAATTTAATCAGTCTTTACCGGACGGGCTACAG AGCACTCACGAAGGAAGCGTTCGACGCCCAGCGAACGTTTCTGGAGGTGACGAAGGACCCGAACACACTGTTCAGCCGTCACGTTGCCCCGAAGGATCAATTCTTGAAAGAGATCGCCAAACGTGAACGCCCAAATCGGTTGGGTTTGCTTTCG ACCATCATCTACATGCGGTACGTGAAGAAGGCGACCGAAATCTCGGGCTACATTGACTACGAGGAGGCGCTGCGCCGGGTGCACCAGGACCAGCAGTACTCGAACGATTGGCGCGCGATCTTTGCGGAGGAAAGGGTGCTCTACCCGACGCCCGCCGACCTGCTGTACTACAACGCGAAGACGGGCCGCAGCATGCGGAACAACACGCGCAACTATCAGATCCTGTGCGACCCGGCCCGGGGCATCATCTTTCGCAACATGTACGACCGGAAGGACATCTATCCGGACCCGGTAGCGCGCTCGTACGGCACCAACACGAGCCGGATCGAGCTGGCGAGCGATCTGTACGAGCAGGTCGTGCTGTACGATCATGTCGTGCGGAAGAACTACTGA
- the LOC120898680 gene encoding INO80 complex subunit B, with protein MGKRRDNNVEKDVEIPPEPSHSRKHKKHKKHKRARAQPEPTYEVVEEQQALDETMEVVEEIEYMEADPEPEIVSEVETELQTTIDSNASQLDLLNDSQLSQQQKALSPGKSLAAMNKAAQKKGRKRGRESGTSSEEERWLDAIESGKLEEVDDELKKIKPKDPRLMTARQRAMYERGTDKEAAPGVELLMSLPTGYKEKVMTEEAIQKAQLKSQKRKQMADEKREKDKKKTMERLLKKQDSKSVKAIKNRPVKEKVPMITYINSAEGGSISLPPEVEFPLAKQPPRDPPKPTLCAVPNCTNIKRYNCSRTNIPLCSFKCYKANVESIKRIIC; from the exons ATGGGAAAAAGGAGAGATAATAATGTCGAAAAAGATG TCGAAATTCCCCCCGAACCATCGCACTCGCGGAAGCACAAgaagcacaaaaaacacaaacgagCCCGTGCCCAGCCGGAACCCACCTACGAGGTGGTCGAGGAGCAGCAAGCGCTCGACGAAACCATGGAGGTGGTGGAAGAAATCGAATACATGGAAGCCGATCCCGAGCCGGAAATAGTGTCGGAAGTGGAAACGGAACTGCAAACAACAATCGATTCGAACGCCTCCCAGCTCGACCTGCTAAACGATTCGCAACTGTCCCAGCAGCAGAAGGCACTATCGCCCGGCAAATCGCTCGCTGCCATGAACAAAGCGGCACAGAAGAAAGGCCGCAAACGGGGCCGGGAGAGTGGCACCTCCAGCGAGGAGGAGCGCTGGCTCGATGCGATCGAGTCCGGCAAGCTGGAGGAGGTGGACGATGAGCTGAAGAAGATCAAACCAAAGGACCCGCGGCTGATGACGGCCCGCCAGCGGGCAATGTACGAGCGCGGCACGGACAAGGAAGCGGCCCCCGGGGTGGAGCTGCTCATGTCCCTGCCGACCGGGTACAAGGAAAAGGTCATGACGGAGGAAGCCATCCAGAAGGCGCAGCTAAAGTCGCAGAAGCGCAAACAGATGGCGGACGAGAAGCGGGAAaaggacaaaaagaaaacgatgGAACGGTTGCTCAAAAAGCAGGACTCGAAATCGGTAAAAGCGATCAAAAACCGGCCGGTGAAGGAGAAGGTACCGATGATCACGTACATTAATAGTGCCGAGGGTGGATCGATCTCGCTACCGCCGGAGGTGGAATTTCCGCTCGCCAAACAGCCACCCCGGGATCCGCCCAAGCCGACGCTGTGTGCCGTACCGAACTGCACCAACATCAAGCGGTACAACTGCTCACGCACCAACATTCCGCTGTGTAGCTTCAAATGTTACAAGGCGAATGTGGAATCAATAAAACGAATCATCTGCTGA
- the LOC120898682 gene encoding dynein regulatory complex protein 8 isoform X1, translating into MADFEYSDINPANELEKRVADAFLIFDHHGNKTVDVREIGTILRFLGCVPTEADVNEVISATEFEDSNGTVHLSKFLPYVSQLIAEHKMEPAPPEKLLKAFRVLDQEGKGFVDKEYMTKLITEEGEPFTVEELEEMMAVAVDMATDKIAYELYLNQLLHEPPDSIYALAEKLRNRNIR; encoded by the exons ATGGCGGATTTCGAATATTCAG ACATCAATCCAGCCAACGAGCTGGAGAAAAGGGTTGCGGATGCGTTTCTAATTTTTGACCATCACGGCAATAAAACGGTAGACGTTCGTGAGATTGGAACCATTCTACGCTTTCTGGGTTGTGTGCCGACTGAGGCCGACGTGAACGAAGTCATTTCGGCGACTGAATTTGAGGATTCGAACGGCACAGTGCATCTGTCCAAATTTCTTCCCTACGTTAGTCAGCTGATTGCGGAGCATAA AATGGAACCGGCACCACCGGAAAAGCTGCTCAAAGCGTTTCGCGTGCTCGACCAGGAGGGAAAAGGGTTCGTGGACAAGGAGTACATGACCAAACTGATCACCGAGGAGGGCGAACCGTTCACGGTGGAAGAGCTGGAAGAGATGATGGCAGTGGCCGTCGACATGGCAACGGACAAGATTGCGTACGAGCTGTACCTTAACCAGCTGCTG CACGAACCTCCCGACTCTATCTATGCACTCGCCGAAAAACTCCGCAATCGAAACATTCGCTGA
- the LOC120898683 gene encoding intraflagellar transport protein 20 homolog has product MGEEFGKSGLYIDDLYTLRVIDPEVANETNELKDECERFTEKLTDFRRIIDQFANIVEVFAAEVDQEKMRAVGVQNMLKTFSKQRESEQQQIQSEIIEKMVELDKLKIEYQYLQRIESEQQEMIDNFYQNQ; this is encoded by the exons ATGGGTGAAGAGTTTGGTAAATCCGGCCTGTACATTGACGATCTGTACACGCTGCGCGTGATCGATCCGGAGGtagcgaacgaaacgaacgagcTGAAGGATGAGTGTGAACGGTTCACCGAGA AGCTGACCGATTTTCGCCGGATCATCGATCAGTTTGCCAACATCGTCGAGGTGTTTGCGGCGGAAGTCGACCAGGAGAAGATGCGTGCGGTGGGCGTGCAGAACATGCTGAAAACGTTCTCCAAGCAGCGCGAATcggaacagcagcaaataCAG agCGAAATAATCGAGAAAATGGTCGAGCTGGACAAGCTGAAGATCGAGTACCAGTATCTGCAGCGGATCGAGTCGGAGCAGCAGGAAATGATCGACAATTTCTACCAGAACCAATGA
- the LOC120898681 gene encoding BTB/POZ domain-containing adapter for CUL3-mediated RhoA degradation protein 3: MSGDQKTLIKGNPSQYVKLNIGGCLHYTTIGTLCKQDTMLRAMFSGRLEVLTDSEGWILIDRCGTHFGTILNFLRDGSVALPETTKGIAELLAESKYYCIEELIEACEKVLAKKERESEPICRVPLITSQKEEQYLISTATKPVVKLLINRHNNKYSYTNTSDDNLLKNIELFDKLSLRFSGRVFFIKDVIGSSEICCWSFYGNGKKVAEVCCTSIVYATDKKHTKVEFPEARIFEETLNILLYENKNAPDQELMQATSLRGAVGGISSYTSDEEEERTGLARLRSNKQNNPT, translated from the exons ATGTCGGGTGATCAGAAAACCCTCATCAAGGGCAATCCGTCCCAGTACGTGAAGCTGAACATTGGCGGCTGCCTGCACTACACCACGATCGGGACGCTCTGCAAGCAGGACACGATGCTGCGGGCCATGTTCAGTGGGCGGCTGGAGGTGCTCACCGACTCGGAAG GTTGGATTCTGATCGATCGCTGCGGCACACACTTTGGCACGATACTGAACTTCCTGCGGGACGGTAGCGTGGCGCTGCCGGAAACGACCAAAGGCATCGCGGAGCTGCTGGCCGAATCGAAGTACTACTGCATCGAGGAGCTGATCGAGGCGTGCGAGAAGGTGCTGGCGAAGAAGGAGCGCGAATCGGAACCGATCTGCCGGGTGCCGCTGATTACGTCGCAAAAGGAGGAACAGTATCTGATCAGCACGGCCACCAAGCCGGTAGTGAAGCTGCTGATCAACCGGCACAACAACAAGTACTCGTACACGAACACGTCCGACGACAATCTGCTGAAGAACATCGAGCTGTTCGATAAGCTTTCGTTGCGCTTCAGTGGGCGCGTGTTCTTCATCAAGGATGTGATCGGTTCGAGCGAGATCTGCTGCTGGTCGTTCTACGGCAACGGGAAGAAGGTGGCGGAAGTGTGCTGCACCTCGATCGTGTATGCCACGGACAAGAAGCACACGAAGGTGGAGTTCCCGGAGGCGAGGATCTTCGAGGAAACGCTTAACATACTGCTGTACGAGAACAAGAACGCCCCGGACCAGGAGCTGATGCAGGCGACGTCGCTGCGCGGTGCGGTCGGCGGCATCAGCTCGTACACGagcgacgaggaggaggagcggaCCGGGCTGGCCAGGTTACGATCGAACAAACAGAACAATCCTACATGA
- the LOC120898678 gene encoding protein phosphatase 1G, with the protein MGAYLSEPLTTKDSSDESNEYLASGSSSMQGWRISQEDAHNCILNFDDQCSFFAVYDGHGGAEVAQYCSLHLPTFLKTVEAYGRKEFEKALKEAFLGFDATLLQDKVIEELKVLSDKTNGEDEADEEVEEEEEDDNVEDLCKEAVMPLNEVLEKYRKDTKPGEAKNQRVAAIKEGSCSKPVSPYLKGKRRAAAAGNDAGAGGSSEKRSVKMEGGSSGDSAGSDAEADPADKKQQPQPEQQKEEEEETVPGAADSTVSSSSNKAVERVKEATPQPEPSSSSSSSSAGKVSPGKSEPVADGGEVAAAGSKKAEQSDEISDTAGNVAAGKSTDAAEPGKDNCAPDSSSSDGSKQQASKLNGDVGKVGSSGAVSSSSSSGSAGPENGSCDSGSGGSGGAAAASAAPSASPAAKVHSSSAKPSPKNGPPPADVSMSMDDTDDDDDDDDESDSDEEFPHAEEPADDTSSTDEGEEDAYGEEGSAEEEEEEPDEYADMGEYINEEDAAFMKTITDEPGKDSGCTAVVALLHGKDLYVANAGDSRCVVCRNGKALEMSFDHKPEDTAEYQRIEKAGGRVTLDGRVNGGLNLSRAIGDHGYKMNKSLPAEEQMISALPDIEKITVGPEDEFMVLACDGIWNFMTSEQVVQFVQERINKPGMKLSKICEELFDHCLAPHTRGDGTGCDNMTAIIVQFKPNFTGAGSRKRTASNSVASAVDGTDDADAVSSATKKVKTDGDAASSTTEVTDGSNGVGKEADATEAAAAVASIADEDSTTTTTTSTAAAASSEAASSST; encoded by the exons ATGGGCGCCTACCTTTCCGAACCATTAACGACGAAGGATTCGAGCGACGAGTCGAACGAGTACTTGGCGTCCGGTTCCAGCTCGATGCAGGGCTGGCGAATCAGCCAGGAG GATGCACACAACTGCATACTAAACTTCGACGACCAGTGCTCGTTCTTCGCCGTGTACGATGGGCACGGCGGGGCGGAGGTGGCCCAGTACTGCAGCCTCCATCTGCCCACCTTTCTCAAGACAGTCGAGGCGTACGGGCGGAAAGAGTTCGAAAAGGCGCTGAAGGAAGCGTTCCTCGGCTTCGACGCGACCCTGCTGCAGGACAAGGTGATCGAGGAGCTGAAGGTGCTATCCGACAAAACGAACGGCGAGGACGAGGCGGacgaggaggtggaggaggaggaggaggacgacaaTGTGGAGGATCTTTGCAAGGAGGCGGTGATGCCGCTGAACGAGGTGCTGGAGAAGTACCGCAAGGACACGAAGCCCGGCGAAGCGAAAAACCAGCGGGTGGCCGCCATCAAGGAGGGCAGCTGCTCGAAACCGGTCTCGCCGTACCTGAAGGGGAAGAGgcgggcggcggcagcgggcAACGATGCCGGGGCCGGTGGGTCGAGCGAGAAACGATCGGTAAAGATGGAGGGTGGCAGCAGCGGCGACAGTGCGGGATCCGATGCGGAGGCCGATCCGGCAGACAAAAAGCAGCAACCGCAGCCGGAGCAACagaaggaggaagaggaggagacAGTGCCGGGTGCGGCCGACTCCACCGTGAGCAGCTCGAGCAATAAAGCGGTCGAGCGGGTGAAGGAAGCGACACCGCAGCCCGAaccgtcctcgtcgtcctcgtcgtcgtccgctGGCAAGGTTTCGCCGGGCAAGAGTGAACCGGTGGCGGACGGTGGAGAGGTTGCCGCAGCGGGCAGCAAGAAGGCGGAACAGAGCGACGAGATCAGCGATACGGCCGGCAACGTGGCGGCTGGCAAATCGACAGACGCTGCCGAGCCGGGAAAGGACAACTGTGCACCGGACAGCTCGTCGTCGGACGGTAGCAAGCAGCAGGCGAGCAAGCTGAACGGGGACGTTGGTAAGGTGGGCTCCTCGGGGGCCgtctcgtcctcgtcgtcgtccggtTCGGCCGGTCCAGAGAATGGCAGCTGCGACAGTGGCAGTGGTGGAAgtggcggtgctgctgctgcttctgccgcCCCCAGTGCATCGCCGGCGGCCAAAGTACACAGCAGCTCGGCCAAACCGTCGCCGAAGAATGGCCCTCCCCCGGCGGACGTGTCGATGAGCATGGACGAcacggacgacgacgatgacgatgatgatgagagcGATTCGGACGAGGAGTTCCCGCACGCGGAAGAACCGGCCGACGATACGTCCAGCACGGACGAAGGGGAGGAGGATGCGTACGG GGAGGAAGGTAGcgccgaggaggaggaggaggaaccGGACGAGTATGCCGATATGGGCGAGTACATCAACGAGGAGGACGCCGCGTTCATGAAAACCATCACCGACGAGCCGGGCAAGGACAGTGGCTGTACGGCGGTCGTTGCGCTGCTGCACGGAAAGGATCTTTACGTCGCGAATGCCG gAGACTCACGGTGCGTCGTTTGCCGGAATGGGAAGGCGCTCGAGATGAGCTTCGACCACAAGCCGGAGGACACGGCCGAGTACCAGCGGATAGAGAAGGCGGGCGGTCGCGTCACGCTGGACGGTCGGGTGAATGGAGGGTTGAATCTGTCGCGAGCCATCGGTGACCATGGTTACAAAATG AACAAATCGCTTCCAGCGGAAGAGCAGATGATATCGGCCCTGCCGGACATCGAGAAGATCACGGTCGGGCCGGAGGACGAGTTTATGGTGCTGGCGTGCGACGGCATCTGGAACTTTATGACCAGCGAGCAGGTCGTGCAGTTTGTGCAGGAGCGGATCAACAAGCCCGGCATGAAGCTGTCCAAAATTTGCGAAGAG CTCTTCGATCACTGCTTAGCGCCACACACCCGGGGCGATGGTACCGGTTGCGACAACATGACCGCCATCATCGTACAGTTCAAGCCGAACTTTACCGGTGCCGGGTCGCGGAAACGTACCGCCTCGAACTCGGTGGCGAGCGCGGTGGACGGGACCGATGATGCGGATGCCGTCTCGTCCGCCACGAAAAAGGTTAAAACCGACGGTGATGCTGCTTCCTCCACCACGGAAGTGACCGACGGCAGCAATGGCGTGGGAAAGGAGGCGGATGCAACGGAAGCGGCCGCCGCAGTTGCTTCGATTGCGGACGAggacagcaccaccaccacgacgacgTCGACGGCAGCGGCTGCCTCGTCCGAGGCGGCTTCCTCCTCGACGTGA